The Coffea arabica cultivar ET-39 chromosome 9e, Coffea Arabica ET-39 HiFi, whole genome shotgun sequence genome has a window encoding:
- the LOC113709646 gene encoding protein PHOSPHATE-INDUCED 1-like: MALTIPMKITMHMLLFAFFLTFASAGRMLSKSGQEQDLMVFKYHNGPLLTGKISINLIWYGKFSPSQKAIIADFITSLSSSTHSSQVIQPSVATWWKNIEKYYTSIKSKKPSTLQLCLGHQILDENYSLGKSLKMQQIEQLAATGDQMNAINIVLTSSDVAVEGFCSSKCGTHGSLRSKTATVRGKSPKFAYIWVGNSETQCPGQCAWPFHQPTYGPQSPPLVAPNNDVGLDGMIINLASLLAGTVTNPFGNGYFQGPADAPLEAAAACPGIYGKGAYPGYAGELKVDATTGASYNAHGSDARKYLLPAIYDPLTSTCSTLV; encoded by the coding sequence ATGGCCTTAACTATTCCAATGAAGATCACAATGCATATgttactttttgcatttttcctcacttttgcatctGCAGGGAGGATGCTTAGTAAGTCAGGCCAAGAACAAGATCTCATGGTTTTCAAATACCACAATGGTCCTCTTCTCACAGGAAAGATCTCAATCAACCTCATTTGGTATGGAAAATTCAGTCCCTCTCAAAAGGCCATCATTGCTGATTTCATCACCTCATTATCCTCCTCTACGCATTCCTCCCAAGTGATCCAACCATCGGTCGCCACGTGGTGGAAGAACATTGAGAAATACTACACCTCAATCAAATCCAAGAAACCCTCCACTCTCCAACTCTGTTTGGGCCACCAAATTTTGGATGAAAATTACTCCTTAGGCAAATCCCTCAAAATGCAACAAATTGAACAATTGGCAGCAACGGGTGATCAAATGAACGCCATCAACATAGTCTTGACTTCATCTGACGTGGCAGTTGAAGGATTCTGCTCGAGCAAATGTGGGACCCACGGTTCTCTCCGATCGAAAACCGCTACAGTTAGAGGCAAAAGCCCAAAGTTTGCGTACATTTGGGTTGGGAATTCTGAGACCCAATGCCCAGGTCAATGTGCCTGGCCATTCCACCAGCCGACTTATGGACCACAGAGCCCACCTTTGGTTGCACCCAACAATGATGTGGGCTTGGATGGGATGATCATCAATTTGGCTAGTCTACTGGCCGGCACTGTCACCAACCCCTTTGGAAATGGGTATTTTCAGGGTCCAGCTGATGCTCCGCTTGAGGCGGCCGCCGCATGTCCCGGAATTTATGGCAAAGGAGCCTATCCGGGCTACGCAGGGGAGTTGAAGGTTGATGCTACAACTGGTGCTAGCTATAATGCACATGGGAGCGATGCGCGCAAGTATCTACTTCCAGCGATCTATGATCCCTTAACTTCCACTTGTTCCACTTTGGTTTGA
- the LOC113709235 gene encoding F-box protein SKIP19-like: MIGRKKNLKIKQVWRRKGSSASTSVSPPPPPPPWTELPRDITANILQRLSVVDILESAQKVCTTWRSVCLDPAMWRVIDMYDCADYEDEPYDMEIMVQHAVDRSQGQLVDISIGSIGTDELLEYIAERSGKLKRLRLAFCDSISGEGLTEAVKRLPLLEELHLFFISMPSEALEIVGCSCPLLKSFTINRRSNELPHQECDKEAAAIAKTMPGLHHLHLLGNKMTNEGLKAILDNCAKLESLDLRKCYYVNLDGDLGKRCSQEITHLRLPNDSTADYEFDEELDDCEGLHYSDSFDVYSSGISDFDVSDYDYYFDDFEDFNLWDMDSDYAAFLGLC; the protein is encoded by the exons ATgataggaagaaagaaaaatctcaaaATCAAACAAGTATGGCGAAGAAAAGGTTCATCAGCATCCACTTCAGTATCGCCCCCGCCTCCCCCGCCGCCGTGGACAGAGCTGCCACGGGACATAACGGCCAACATATTGCAGAGACTGTCGGTAGTCGATATCCTGGAGAGTGCACAGAAAGTGTGTACGACCTGGCGCAGTGTTTGCCTTGATCCTGCCATGTGGCGAGTGATTGACATGTATGATTGTGCGGATTACGAGGATGAGCCTTACGATATGGAAATCATGGTCCAGCACGCTGTGGATCGGAGCCAGGGCCAGTTGGTTGATATCAGCATTGGGTCTATTGGTACTgatgaattgcttgagtataTTGCTGAAAG GTCAGGCAAGCTTAAGCGCCTTCGGCTTGCATTTTGTGATAGTATAAGTGGTGAAGGTTTGACAGAAGCTGTTAAAAGATTACCTTTGTTGGAGGAGCTGCACCTTTTCTTTATCTCCATGCCCAGTGAAGCCCTTGAAATAGTTGGCTGCTCTTGCCCTTTGTTAAAGTCATTTACAATAAACAGGAGAAGCAATGAACTGCCACATCAAGAATGTGATAAGGAGGCAGCTGCTATTGCAAAAACCATGCCAGGATTACACCACCTTCATCTCTTGGGAAATAAGATGACAAATGAAGGCTTGAAAGCTATTCTTGATAACTGTGCAAAACTGGAATCACTAGATCTCCGGAAATGTTATTATGTTAACCTGGATGGTGATCTAGGAAAACGATGCTCTCAAGAAATTACACATCTGAGGCTCCCTAATGACTCCACGGCAGATTATGAGTTTGATGAAGAACTTGATGACTGTGAAGGACTTCATTACTCTGATTCATTTGATGTCTACTCCTCTGGGATTTCTGACTTTGATGTTTCTGACTATGATTattattttgatgattttgagGACTTCAATCTCTGGGACATGGATTCTGACTATGCAGCTTTCCTTGGGCTCTGTTGA
- the LOC113709657 gene encoding thioredoxin-like protein CITRX, chloroplastic isoform X2, whose translation MDSALSSSSSFHAPPRLGPSGMNLLQTHYSSSFFFNPVPNRNPISTANRPSLLSTQQPSRKLRCLPPAGKYVREDYLVKKLSAKEVQDLVKGERNVPLIIDFYATWCGPCILMAQELEMDEMEGDFSLNR comes from the exons ATGGACTCtgctctctcttcttcttcttcctttcatGCTCCGCCACGTCTTGGTCCCTCTGGCATGAATCTACTACAAACCCATTACTCCAGCTCTTTCTTCTTCAACCCCGTCCCCAACAGAAATCCCATCTCCACAGCCAACAGGCCCTCTTTGCTTTCAACTCAACAGCCATCAAGAAAGTTGCGTTGCCTACCACCTGCTGGCAAGTATGTCAGAGAGGATTATCTTGTG AAAAAACTGTCTGCTAAAGAAGTCCAAGATCTGGTGAAGGGGGAGAGAAATGTACCACTAATAATCGATTTCTACGCAACATGGTGCGGTCCCTGTATTTTGATGGCTCAAGAACTTGAAATG GATGAAATGGAAGGAGATTTTTCCTTGAATAGATGA
- the LOC113709657 gene encoding thioredoxin-like protein CITRX, chloroplastic isoform X1, with amino-acid sequence MDSALSSSSSFHAPPRLGPSGMNLLQTHYSSSFFFNPVPNRNPISTANRPSLLSTQQPSRKLRCLPPAGKYVREDYLVKKLSAKEVQDLVKGERNVPLIIDFYATWCGPCILMAQELEMVLASERLEVYL; translated from the exons ATGGACTCtgctctctcttcttcttcttcctttcatGCTCCGCCACGTCTTGGTCCCTCTGGCATGAATCTACTACAAACCCATTACTCCAGCTCTTTCTTCTTCAACCCCGTCCCCAACAGAAATCCCATCTCCACAGCCAACAGGCCCTCTTTGCTTTCAACTCAACAGCCATCAAGAAAGTTGCGTTGCCTACCACCTGCTGGCAAGTATGTCAGAGAGGATTATCTTGTG AAAAAACTGTCTGCTAAAGAAGTCCAAGATCTGGTGAAGGGGGAGAGAAATGTACCACTAATAATCGATTTCTACGCAACATGGTGCGGTCCCTGTATTTTGATGGCTCAAGAACTTGAAATG